The genomic interval TGCAGTCTCAAAAATATCCTTAAACTCGTTTTGCGGAATATCGTGTCCAAGCAAATACATTAATTTGGTAATTGCAGCTTCTGTTGTAATGTCTTTTCCAGAAATAACTCCGAGAGATTTTAAAGCGGTACTGGTTTCATATTGTCCCATATTTACGCTACCGCCAGAACATTGTGTTACGTTTACAATGTGCATTCCAGATTTGATGGCTTTTTCAATTAAGTTTAAAAACCAATCTTCGGTTGGTGCATTTCCAGAACCGTAAGTTTCTAGAATAATTCCTCGTAAACCTTTGGTAGAAAGAATTGAAGACAAAACTACTTCGCTCATTCCAGGAAACATTTTGATAATCGCAACATGATTATCTAAGTTTTTATGAACGATAAGTTTTGAATCTTTATTTATAGGAAGAAATAAATGTTTGTTTAATTTTAAATGAACGCCAGATTCAACTAATTCAGGATAATTTGGCGCTGTAAAAGCTCTAAAATGTTCTGCATTTACTTTAGAAGTTCGGTTACCGCGGTACAATTTGTATTCAAAATACAAACAAACCTCTGTAATAACGGGTTTTCCGTTTTCTAAAAGTGAAGCAATCTGAATCGCTGTGATCAGGTTTTCTTTTGCATCGGTACGCAAATCTCCAATTGGCAATTGCGAACCTGTAAACACAACTGGTTTTGCCAGATTTTCGAGCATAAAACTCAAAGCCGAAGCCGAATACGACATTGTATCTGATCCGTGAAGAACCACAAATCCGTCGTAAGAAGCGTAATTTTCCTCGATAATAGTGGCGATTTTTGTCCACATTTGAGGATTCATATTGGAAGAATCAATTGGATGTTCGAATGAAATTGATTCGATTTCGCAATCCAATTGTTTGATTTCTGGAATTTTCTGAATTAATTTACCAAAGTTGAATGCTTTAAGCGCTCCAGTTTCAAAGTCTTTGCTCATACCGATGGTTCCTCCGGTATAAATCAATAGTATTTTTGCTTTAGATGACATCTTGGTATTTCAATTTATTGACAACAGGATTGGCGTACATTGCCAAAAATCCTTGTCTTGTAATAGGATTATCGCTTCCGATTCTCATTTCTAAACGACGTTCAAAAAGTGATTTTTCGCTTTCTTTATACTTATCAGCAAAACGGTTTGTTTCGTTTAAAATATCGTAAGCAATAAAATTAGTTGGCCATAATTGGTAGTTTTTCAAAATGACATCATCAATTGTTTGTGCCAAAGCTTGAACTTGCTTGTTTGCATTGTCATTTTCTGCTACAATTTGATCGATTTGAGTGTCTAAAACGTCGCCGACAGAAATATGGATTCTTTTTTTAGTTCCCATAATTCCGCTTAAAATGGTCATGAAATCTTCGTTTTTATCTTTTACGTAAACTTCGTTATTAGCTTCTGCCATTAATTGCGGCATTTTCAAAACATCCGTTGGATCATATTCATAAGAAATAGAAACTGGAACAATTTTTAATTTCTTAAAATAATCCATTAAGTTTTCTTCGTCAGAACCCATTCCGATCATTTTTAAAACTCCCGGATTAGTTTCGTCATTTCCGTCTTTTGTTCTTCCTTCTCTTTGTGCAAT from Flavobacterium sp. YJ01 carries:
- a CDS encoding asparaginase translates to MSSKAKILLIYTGGTIGMSKDFETGALKAFNFGKLIQKIPEIKQLDCEIESISFEHPIDSSNMNPQMWTKIATIIEENYASYDGFVVLHGSDTMSYSASALSFMLENLAKPVVFTGSQLPIGDLRTDAKENLITAIQIASLLENGKPVITEVCLYFEYKLYRGNRTSKVNAEHFRAFTAPNYPELVESGVHLKLNKHLFLPINKDSKLIVHKNLDNHVAIIKMFPGMSEVVLSSILSTKGLRGIILETYGSGNAPTEDWFLNLIEKAIKSGMHIVNVTQCSGGSVNMGQYETSTALKSLGVISGKDITTEAAITKLMYLLGHDIPQNEFKDIFETALRGEIS
- a CDS encoding 1-acyl-sn-glycerol-3-phosphate acyltransferase, which codes for MQRFDAIRPFYDSEINEALHNVVNHPMMKTMMNFTFPEVEDEVWKEQLKKTHSIRDFQCNFIYNTIQKVLEKSSEGLTTSGFEKLEPNTSYLFISNHRDILLDTTLLNVCLFEHGLVMTASAIGDNLVKKAFLATLAKLNRNFLVLRGLTPREMLQSSKLLAEYMGQLLLRENRSVWIAQREGRTKDGNDETNPGVLKMIGMGSDEENLMDYFKKLKIVPVSISYEYDPTDVLKMPQLMAEANNEVYVKDKNEDFMTILSGIMGTKKRIHISVGDVLDTQIDQIVAENDNANKQVQALAQTIDDVILKNYQLWPTNFIAYDILNETNRFADKYKESEKSLFERRLEMRIGSDNPITRQGFLAMYANPVVNKLKYQDVI